The following are encoded in a window of Peromyscus leucopus breed LL Stock chromosome X, UCI_PerLeu_2.1, whole genome shotgun sequence genomic DNA:
- the Eras gene encoding GTPase ERas, with amino-acid sequence MAVSTKSSILDLSLSAQCTRSPEESHEAWAQCTNAGRQLPEYKAVVVGASGVGKSALTIQMTHHCFVKDHDPTIQDSYWKQVALDNGGYVLNVLDTAGQDIHRALRDQCLAAGDGVLGVFALDDPSSLEQLQQIWSTWSPDQKQPLVLVGNKCDLVTTAGAGDAHAAAAILAHKWGAPFVKTSAKTRQGVEEAFDLLVHEIQRAQEAMAEPSKEARHRKAMCSCGCSVA; translated from the coding sequence ATGGCGGTGTCAACAAAGTCTAGCATCTTGGATCTGAGCCTCAGCGCACAGTGCACGAGATCCCCAGAGGAAAGCCACGAGGCCTGGGCACAATGCACAAATGCTGGTCGGCAGCTTCCCGAGTACAAGGCCGTGGTGGTGGGGGCAAGTGGTGTTGGTAAAAGTGCTCTCACTATCCAGATGACCCACCACTGCTTCGTGAAAGACCACGACCCCACTATCCAGGATTCCTACTGGAAGCAGGTGGCCCTGGACAACGGAGGCTATGTTCTGAATGTGCTGGACACCGCGGGCCAGGATATCCACAGGGCCCTGCGTGACCAGTGCTTGGCAGCTGGTGATGGCGTGCTGGGGGTCTTTGCTCTTGACGACCCCTCCTCTCTGGAGCAGCTGCAGCAGATATGGTCTACCTGGAGCCCTGACCAGAAACAACCTCTGGTACTCGTGGGCAACAAGTGTGACCTGGTGACCACCGCAGGAGCTGGAGATGCTCACGCCGCTGCAGCCATCCTTGCTCACAAGTGGGGAGCCCCCTTCGTGAAGACCTCAGCCAAGACACGGCAGGGTGTAGAGGAAGCCTTTGATCTGCTTGTCCATGAGATTCAGAGGGCCCAGGAAGCTATGGCTGAACCAAGCAAGGAGGCCCGACACCGCAAAGCCATGTGTAGCTGTGGCTGCTCGGTAGCCTGA